A window of the Roseburia sp. 831b genome harbors these coding sequences:
- a CDS encoding D-isomer specific 2-hydroxyacid dehydrogenase family protein, with translation MKIVAYEVREDEREEMKREADRLGVELIQTPEALTEESLKLADDADGVTVLTKTRIEGDILDLIAKKGIKVVATRTIGYDHIDLNAAKNNGVHICNGNYDPDGVAEYTIMLILMALRNYKQALFRANANDYSLKGLMGKELRNLTVGIVGTGKIGRKVIEMLQGFGCKILAYNRSEREKEGLRFEYCSLEELYEKSDVISLHVPLATTTRYMINRESIAKMKDGVVLINCARGELMCMDDIIKGIESEKIGALGLDVIENEEGIYHQDRRSDILSNRNMAYIRQFPNVTMTQHMAFYTREAVESMARGGIQNIVKCLQKEENPNMLC, from the coding sequence ATGAAAATTGTTGCCTATGAGGTTCGCGAGGACGAACGAGAGGAAATGAAACGGGAAGCAGACCGTTTAGGAGTGGAATTAATTCAGACACCGGAGGCGCTGACGGAGGAATCTTTAAAGTTAGCGGACGACGCGGATGGTGTTACCGTCTTAACCAAGACAAGAATCGAAGGAGATATTTTAGATTTAATTGCAAAAAAAGGAATCAAGGTCGTTGCGACAAGAACCATCGGTTATGACCACATTGATTTGAATGCTGCAAAAAATAACGGGGTGCATATCTGTAACGGCAATTATGACCCGGATGGTGTAGCGGAATATACGATTATGTTAATTTTGATGGCACTTCGCAATTACAAGCAGGCACTCTTTAGAGCGAATGCGAATGATTACTCTCTAAAGGGCTTGATGGGAAAAGAACTTCGCAATCTGACGGTTGGAATTGTTGGAACCGGAAAGATTGGCAGGAAAGTCATCGAGATGCTGCAGGGTTTTGGCTGCAAAATTTTAGCGTATAACCGCAGTGAAAGAGAGAAGGAAGGCCTGCGTTTTGAGTATTGTTCCCTGGAGGAATTATATGAAAAAAGTGATGTGATTTCCCTTCATGTTCCGCTTGCAACCACGACAAGATATATGATTAACCGCGAATCCATCGCAAAAATGAAGGACGGTGTCGTCTTAATCAACTGCGCCCGCGGAGAGCTTATGTGTATGGATGATATCATAAAAGGAATCGAATCCGAAAAAATAGGTGCACTTGGACTGGATGTGATTGAGAACGAAGAGGGCATTTATCACCAGGACCGCAGATCGGATATTTTAAGTAACCGCAACATGGCATACATCAGACAGTTCCCGAATGTGACGATGACACAGCACATGGCATTCTATACCAGAGAAGCCGTAGAAAGCATGGCACGTGGCGGCATCCAGAACATCGTAAAGTGTCTGCAAAAAGAAGAGAATCCAAACATGCTGTGCTAA